Proteins encoded within one genomic window of Lysinibacillus louembei:
- a CDS encoding ABC transporter ATP-binding protein, with translation MSYAIQFQNMSYTVNEQSILHNISQHIHASAITTLIGPSGAGKTTLLKMCNALLSPTAGAIYVDGQAIDTYTPTALRQKVGIVLQNAPILRTTVYHNLALPKHLHKQQLTEDEALQILEDVGLDEALLMRQATDLSGGQKQKLAIARTLLNRSEILLLDEITSALDPHSVQEIEQLIMKIRQKGITIIWITHNIEQAQTMGDYIWVMAQGQVIASGTTSEIINSSEPSIQAFLLGGKQ, from the coding sequence ATGTCATACGCTATACAGTTTCAAAACATGAGCTATACAGTTAATGAGCAAAGTATTTTACATAATATCTCACAACATATACATGCTAGTGCTATTACGACGTTAATTGGTCCTTCCGGAGCGGGTAAAACGACTTTATTGAAAATGTGCAATGCCTTATTAAGCCCTACAGCTGGAGCTATTTATGTGGATGGTCAAGCCATCGACACATATACACCAACAGCACTTAGACAAAAGGTAGGCATCGTTTTGCAAAATGCTCCCATTCTTCGAACAACCGTCTATCATAATTTAGCTTTGCCAAAACATCTACACAAACAACAATTAACAGAAGATGAGGCTCTTCAAATACTGGAGGATGTTGGTTTAGATGAAGCGCTATTAATGCGCCAAGCAACCGATTTGTCAGGAGGACAAAAGCAAAAGCTAGCTATCGCGCGCACGCTATTGAATCGCTCAGAAATTTTACTGCTTGATGAAATCACATCAGCCCTCGACCCTCATTCAGTACAGGAAATTGAACAATTAATTATGAAAATCCGCCAAAAAGGCATAACTATTATATGGATTACACATAACATTGAACAGGCGCAAACAATGGGTGATTATATATGGGTGATGGCGCAGGGGCAAGTTATCGCTAGCGGGACAACAAGTGAAATCATCAATTCAAGTGAGCCCTCTATTCAAGCATTTTTACTAGGGGGCAAACAATGA
- a CDS encoding ammonium transporter, with translation MTNEALELSINLVWVMLGAFLVFFMHTGFAMVEAGFTRSKNAVNILIKNILTISIGGIVYFVAGYAIMFGDTAGGFVGISGFFLHGVEDIGFFIFQAMFAATCATIISGAVAERTNIMAYMVIVVVMTLFVYPVVGHWIWQGDGWITQLGFIDFAGSTVVHLTGAVGAFVAAAMIGPRIGKYTKNRVNVIPGHSIPLGALGVFILWLGWFGFNGGSTLAADPEAVPSVIASTFLAAAAAVVATAFYTKLRYRYIDGSLTLNGALAGLVSITAGAANVSIIGSIIIGLLAGPILVEGVRLIEHRLKVDDPVGAIAVHGLCGIWGTLAIGFFDVANGLFYGGGLAQLGVQAIGVVAVIAWTAVAVFASLSLIKVFMPLRVSREEEIGGLDITEHGANAYEFQQETFKGLVPNESFAHRLTTAGTKQTSA, from the coding sequence ATGACGAATGAGGCATTAGAACTTTCCATTAATCTTGTATGGGTCATGTTAGGAGCATTTTTAGTATTTTTCATGCATACAGGCTTCGCTATGGTCGAGGCCGGCTTTACCCGCTCTAAAAATGCGGTCAATATTTTAATTAAGAACATTTTAACAATTTCGATTGGCGGTATTGTTTACTTCGTTGCAGGCTATGCCATTATGTTTGGCGATACTGCTGGGGGTTTTGTTGGTATTTCGGGCTTTTTCTTACATGGTGTGGAGGACATTGGCTTCTTTATTTTCCAAGCGATGTTTGCCGCAACATGTGCAACAATCATTTCAGGAGCTGTTGCAGAGCGTACAAATATTATGGCTTATATGGTGATAGTTGTCGTGATGACATTGTTCGTTTACCCAGTTGTTGGACATTGGATTTGGCAAGGTGATGGCTGGATTACGCAGCTAGGCTTTATTGATTTTGCCGGCTCAACAGTTGTACACTTAACGGGGGCTGTTGGTGCATTCGTTGCAGCAGCAATGATTGGTCCACGCATTGGTAAATACACAAAAAATCGTGTCAATGTTATTCCTGGTCATTCTATTCCACTTGGTGCACTTGGTGTCTTCATTTTATGGTTAGGCTGGTTTGGCTTTAATGGTGGCTCTACACTAGCTGCTGACCCTGAAGCAGTGCCTAGCGTCATTGCCAGCACCTTTTTAGCTGCCGCTGCTGCTGTAGTTGCCACTGCCTTTTATACAAAGCTACGCTACCGTTATATAGATGGTTCTCTAACATTAAATGGTGCATTAGCTGGTTTAGTAAGTATTACAGCCGGTGCTGCAAACGTCAGTATTATTGGTTCCATTATTATCGGCTTGCTAGCAGGTCCGATACTAGTGGAAGGTGTTCGCTTGATTGAACATCGCTTAAAAGTAGATGACCCGGTTGGAGCAATTGCTGTGCATGGTTTATGCGGTATTTGGGGAACATTAGCTATCGGCTTCTTCGATGTAGCAAATGGGTTATTTTACGGTGGAGGTCTTGCACAATTAGGGGTGCAAGCTATTGGAGTTGTTGCTGTTATTGCTTGGACAGCAGTTGCAGTATTTGCAAGCCTGTCACTTATTAAAGTATTTATGCCCTTACGTGTTTCACGTGAAGAGGAAATCGGTGGACTTGATATTACAGAGCATGGAGCTAATGCATATGAGTTCCAGCAAGAAACATTTAAAGGGCTTGTGCCGAATGAATCCTTCGCCCACCGTTTAACAACTGCGGGGACAAAGCAAACTTCAGCGTAA
- a CDS encoding P-II family nitrogen regulator, with product MKKIEAIIRPEVFVAVREGLAEQGIDGLSIYEIAGCGRQEGRTALFRGNSYTMEFSPKLKLEMVVEDAMVQAIVDVILQEASTGEVGDGKIFISTIEQAIRIRTKEVGSVAIN from the coding sequence ATGAAAAAGATTGAAGCAATTATTCGACCTGAAGTATTCGTAGCAGTACGTGAAGGGCTAGCAGAACAAGGAATCGATGGATTAAGCATTTATGAAATTGCTGGCTGCGGAAGACAAGAAGGACGTACAGCTCTATTTCGTGGCAATTCATACACGATGGAGTTTTCTCCAAAGCTAAAGTTGGAAATGGTTGTGGAAGACGCTATGGTGCAAGCAATTGTTGATGTCATTTTGCAGGAGGCTTCCACAGGAGAAGTAGGGGATGGGAAAATTTTCATTTCTACTATAGAGCAAGCAATACGCATTCGTACAAAAGAAGTTGGCTCAGTTGCCATTAATTAA
- a CDS encoding nicotinate phosphoribosyltransferase, giving the protein METKYRDDGLALHTDLYQINMAESYWADNVHNRKAVFELYFRKLPFGNGYAVFAGLERALDYLKNFHFTESDIAYLREELGYEEDFLSYLQGVRFTGTVYSMVEGELAFGNEPIMRIEAPLIEAQLIETALLNIVNFQTLIATKASRIKQVIKDEIGMEFGTRRAQEMDAALWGARAAIIGGFESTSNVRAGKRFNIPVSGTHAHALVQAYKNDYDAFHAYAKRHRNCVFLVDTYNTLKSGVPTAIKVAKELGDKINFIGIRLDSGDIAFLSKAARRMLDEAGFPDAKIIVSNDLDEYTILNLKAQGARVDMWGIGTKLITAYDQPALGAVYKMVAIENDDGVMEDTIKISANAEKVTTPGLKKVYRIIDRVTGKSEGDYIVMEDEQPQAEERIKMFHPVHTFVSKFVTNFEAKNLHEKVIEDGKIVYQNPELMAIRQYAADNLELLWDEYKRSLNPEEYPVDLSQKCWDNKMRNISEAREMVEKLEQS; this is encoded by the coding sequence ATGGAAACGAAGTATCGAGATGATGGTTTAGCGTTACACACAGACTTATATCAAATTAATATGGCTGAAAGCTATTGGGCTGATAATGTTCATAATCGAAAAGCTGTGTTTGAGCTATATTTTAGAAAGCTGCCATTTGGTAATGGCTATGCTGTTTTTGCAGGACTTGAACGAGCACTTGATTATTTAAAAAACTTCCATTTTACAGAAAGCGATATTGCTTATTTACGTGAAGAGCTTGGCTATGAGGAGGATTTTTTAAGCTATTTACAGGGAGTTCGTTTTACAGGAACAGTGTATTCAATGGTAGAAGGTGAGCTTGCTTTCGGCAATGAGCCAATTATGCGTATTGAAGCCCCTTTAATTGAGGCGCAGTTAATTGAAACAGCGCTATTGAATATTGTTAATTTCCAAACGCTAATTGCAACAAAGGCGAGTCGTATTAAGCAAGTCATTAAAGATGAAATCGGCATGGAGTTTGGTACGCGACGTGCGCAGGAAATGGACGCTGCTTTATGGGGAGCAAGGGCGGCAATTATCGGTGGTTTTGAATCGACATCGAATGTGCGTGCTGGAAAACGCTTTAATATTCCCGTATCAGGCACACATGCACATGCGCTTGTTCAAGCATATAAAAATGATTATGACGCCTTCCATGCTTATGCAAAGCGCCATCGCAATTGCGTCTTTTTAGTAGACACATATAACACATTGAAATCAGGTGTACCAACGGCTATTAAGGTGGCAAAGGAGCTTGGCGATAAAATTAATTTTATTGGCATTCGCTTAGATAGTGGCGATATTGCCTTTTTATCGAAGGCTGCACGTCGCATGCTTGATGAGGCAGGGTTCCCAGATGCAAAAATTATCGTATCGAATGATTTAGATGAATATACGATTTTAAACTTGAAGGCACAAGGTGCAAGAGTAGATATGTGGGGAATTGGTACAAAGCTTATTACTGCATACGATCAGCCAGCATTAGGTGCTGTCTATAAAATGGTAGCGATTGAAAATGATGATGGGGTAATGGAGGATACAATTAAAATTTCTGCAAATGCGGAAAAAGTAACGACACCAGGCTTGAAAAAGGTTTACCGTATTATTGACCGAGTAACAGGTAAATCGGAGGGTGATTACATTGTGATGGAAGATGAGCAGCCACAAGCGGAGGAGCGCATTAAAATGTTCCATCCAGTGCATACATTTGTTTCGAAGTTTGTGACAAATTTTGAGGCGAAAAACTTGCATGAAAAAGTAATCGAAGATGGCAAAATCGTTTATCAAAATCCAGAGCTTATGGCGATTCGTCAGTATGCTGCAGATAATTTAGAGCTACTTTGGGATGAATATAAGCGCTCATTAAATCCAGAGGAATATCCAGTTGATTTAAGTCAAAAATGCTGGGACAATAAAATGCGCAACATTAGCGAGGCGCGTGAAATGGTTGAAAAGTTGGAGCAATCATAA
- the nadE gene encoding ammonia-dependent NAD(+) synthetase, whose product MTLQQQIIEELKVLPAIDPEVEVRKTVNFLKSYVKKHAFIKGFVLGISGGQDSTLTGKLTQLAVDELNAEAGENKYAFWAVRLPYGTQFDEQDCQDALDFIQPTHIYTINIKAAVDASVQTLENAGIQLSDFAKGNEKARERMKAQFSIAAMHGAVVLGTDHAAEAVTGFYTKFGDGGADLMPIYRLNKRQGKQILAHLNCPKHLYVKVPTADLEENRPALPDETALGITYDLIDDYLEGKEIPAEPRAILEGHYLRSQHKRHMPITIFDDFWK is encoded by the coding sequence GTGACTTTACAACAGCAAATTATTGAGGAACTAAAGGTTTTACCAGCAATTGACCCAGAGGTAGAGGTGCGTAAAACGGTTAATTTTTTGAAAAGCTATGTGAAAAAGCACGCTTTTATTAAAGGCTTTGTGCTTGGCATTAGCGGTGGGCAAGATTCAACTTTAACAGGAAAGCTTACGCAGTTAGCTGTAGACGAGCTTAATGCAGAGGCAGGAGAAAATAAATATGCATTTTGGGCTGTGCGCTTGCCATATGGTACGCAATTTGATGAGCAGGACTGTCAGGATGCACTTGATTTTATTCAGCCAACACATATTTATACAATTAATATTAAAGCAGCAGTAGATGCGAGTGTACAAACGCTAGAAAACGCAGGTATCCAATTAAGCGACTTTGCGAAAGGCAATGAAAAGGCACGTGAGCGTATGAAGGCACAGTTTTCGATTGCTGCAATGCATGGGGCAGTTGTGCTTGGCACAGACCATGCAGCCGAAGCTGTTACAGGCTTTTACACAAAGTTTGGTGACGGTGGTGCAGACTTAATGCCGATTTACCGTTTAAATAAGCGACAAGGCAAGCAAATTTTAGCACACTTAAATTGCCCAAAGCATTTATATGTGAAAGTGCCAACAGCTGATTTAGAGGAAAATCGTCCAGCATTGCCTGATGAAACAGCTTTAGGTATTACCTATGATTTAATTGATGATTATTTAGAGGGCAAGGAAATTCCAGCAGAGCCTCGTGCTATTTTAGAAGGGCATTATTTACGCTCACAGCATAAACGCCATATGCCAATTACGATTTTTGATGATTTTTGGAAATAA
- a CDS encoding AAA family ATPase encodes MHHQIEAIIQNIEKVMIGKREVAELSVIALLAGGHVLLEDVPGVGKTMMVRSLAKSVSAEFRRIQFTPDLLPSDVVGVSVYNPKTLEFEFRPGPIIGNIILADEINRTSPKTQSALLEAMEEASVTIDGETLKIAKPFFVMATQNPIEYEGTYPLPEAQLDRFLLKIKMGYPTVAEEVEVLRRAQYAQPIEHIEAVLTLDELLALQHEVKQVFIEDSIKTYIVELAAATRRDGQIYLGVSPRASLSLMKAAQAYALLKGRDFVTPDDVQYLAPFVFSHRLILQPEARYDGITAEQVMGRIVEWVNVPVQRYSER; translated from the coding sequence ATGCATCATCAAATTGAAGCGATTATTCAAAATATAGAAAAAGTGATGATTGGTAAGAGGGAAGTAGCCGAGCTAAGCGTTATCGCACTGCTTGCAGGAGGACATGTTTTATTGGAAGATGTTCCAGGAGTAGGGAAGACGATGATGGTTCGCTCTTTAGCGAAATCGGTGAGTGCGGAGTTTCGTAGAATTCAATTTACACCAGATTTATTGCCATCAGATGTTGTAGGTGTGTCGGTTTATAATCCGAAAACATTGGAATTTGAGTTCCGACCAGGGCCAATTATCGGCAATATTATATTGGCGGATGAAATTAATAGAACCTCTCCTAAAACACAATCGGCTTTACTTGAAGCGATGGAAGAGGCATCTGTCACAATTGATGGTGAAACATTAAAAATTGCTAAGCCGTTTTTCGTTATGGCAACACAAAATCCAATCGAATATGAAGGTACATATCCGTTGCCAGAGGCGCAACTTGATCGTTTTTTACTGAAAATTAAAATGGGCTACCCAACAGTAGCTGAAGAAGTGGAAGTATTGAGAAGGGCGCAATATGCACAGCCAATTGAGCATATTGAAGCAGTTTTGACTTTAGATGAGTTACTTGCATTGCAGCATGAAGTAAAGCAAGTTTTTATCGAGGATAGCATCAAAACCTATATTGTTGAATTAGCTGCTGCCACTCGCCGTGACGGCCAAATTTATTTAGGTGTCAGCCCACGTGCCTCACTCTCTTTAATGAAGGCAGCGCAAGCGTACGCTTTATTAAAGGGCAGGGATTTTGTTACACCTGATGATGTGCAATATTTAGCGCCATTTGTTTTTAGCCACCGTTTAATTTTACAGCCCGAAGCACGCTATGATGGGATTACAGCAGAGCAAGTGATGGGACGCATCGTTGAGTGGGTAAATGTGCCTGTTCAAAGGTATAGTGAAAGATGA
- a CDS encoding DUF58 domain-containing protein, with product MTIIRQHVKFVSLAVLTIILLCFAMFQGGFVSWFIFFAISPFLLYAMLLHFTPLKFEIVERSVYPAHPKHGDDLGVIVSFRNSTRLPLAFVVVREIANDQHINDHSKLLFVGFKRSFDWTYEIKNVARGEYHFQGLEFVVTDFFGWITRTKKVERPHTTLVYPKTVAIPFSTMQMQYDQGTVLSKYTMMKDTTMATGIRNYQPGDRFSWIHWKSFAKGGELRTKEFEDRQAQRLLVCIQQSSSKHFEQAVSLTASIMQSIVKHQGEVSFATAGEKRVYMPLVRTDGQLEKVMRHLAVIEANGEDTASAIVRSRYERLNQSILIIITGEFTKECQQLLLSSAQHVRAIICFVVVTLDELKSMANTYRTIGQNRVVYLTEDMFNQAFTEVNRP from the coding sequence ATGACAATCATTCGTCAGCACGTTAAATTTGTAAGCCTCGCAGTGCTTACAATTATTTTACTTTGTTTTGCGATGTTTCAAGGTGGCTTTGTCAGTTGGTTTATTTTTTTCGCTATAAGTCCATTTTTACTTTATGCAATGCTATTGCATTTCACTCCGCTGAAATTTGAAATTGTGGAGCGTTCAGTTTATCCAGCTCATCCAAAGCATGGCGATGATTTGGGGGTTATAGTAAGCTTCCGCAATAGCACGAGACTGCCGTTAGCGTTTGTTGTTGTTCGTGAAATAGCGAATGACCAGCATATAAACGACCATAGCAAATTGCTGTTTGTTGGCTTCAAACGTTCCTTTGACTGGACGTATGAAATCAAAAATGTGGCACGTGGTGAATATCATTTTCAAGGTTTAGAATTTGTGGTAACTGACTTCTTCGGCTGGATTACACGTACGAAAAAAGTGGAGCGACCACATACTACGTTAGTGTATCCGAAAACTGTTGCAATTCCTTTTTCAACAATGCAAATGCAGTATGATCAAGGTACAGTTCTTTCTAAATATACGATGATGAAGGATACCACAATGGCAACAGGTATCCGCAATTATCAGCCAGGTGATCGTTTTTCATGGATTCATTGGAAGTCCTTTGCAAAGGGTGGGGAGCTGCGTACAAAGGAGTTTGAAGACCGTCAAGCACAACGCTTGCTCGTTTGTATTCAGCAATCCTCATCTAAGCATTTTGAACAAGCCGTTAGTTTAACTGCTTCTATTATGCAATCAATTGTTAAGCATCAAGGGGAAGTGTCGTTTGCCACAGCGGGAGAAAAACGCGTATATATGCCGCTTGTTCGCACGGATGGGCAGCTTGAAAAGGTGATGCGCCATTTAGCTGTTATTGAAGCGAATGGAGAGGATACTGCCTCAGCGATTGTTCGCAGCCGCTATGAAAGGTTAAATCAATCCATTTTAATTATCATCACAGGGGAATTTACGAAAGAATGTCAGCAGCTGTTATTAAGTAGTGCTCAGCATGTACGTGCAATCATTTGCTTTGTTGTCGTTACGCTAGATGAATTAAAAAGCATGGCAAATACATACCGCACGATTGGACAAAATCGAGTTGTTTATTTAACGGAGGATATGTTTAATCAAGCGTTCACGGAGGTGAATCGACCGTGA
- a CDS encoding transglutaminase TgpA family protein has translation MKRDSQFYVEYSIYYLIVFLILCEWLKPIMELTNTGYDHYFLIFIALSLALALLGLPLIITWLIKIAYIAFFIVQAYSDYSIASTEGFAFLYSDLQWNIWQLVQRNFTEVSNPFRTLLFLILIWMLVYLIHHWITVRMSIFYFLALTIFFIAMLDTFSEYDGKVAIIKVVLLGLMLTAFLFLKRFSTTMGAFMQRKSSLYYCIPVIFFVSLVGLIAFMLPKAPPQWADPVPFIKGVAGGGIGGTVEGKVGYGENDEKLGGGFSQDDTVVFRAHAPKKQYWRIETKDFYTTKGWTVANGSYNEWEIPSNTLLPLSIPIGEEQSQAEIFPLTDLPFILQPYGLQRVLFDGSTIFTEETEKLQTVVQNTIAVPEHYQLIYSEPSYSFTALKDENMPRTTVNSRFLQLPHELPERVRDLAEEITGEYHTTYDKARAIERYFQQNGFIYDTRNIAYPAQEQDYVDQFLFETKRGYCDNFSTAMVVMLRSVDIPARWVKGFVGGEQIDRTDDGLLVFEVQNNDAHSWVEVYVDGLGWMPFEPTIGFSSPASVDYDVDLSDIEDELVPEEQRELEQQQKEEMEQAVQNDQTNEVATNLFNEKNRKWLIALAIVVIVIAYIMYRHRRKWLPTVYVKMNRQKKQNAGSFDLSYSRLLKQLEYQGFKRQNHQTLKSFAQEVDAHFGTSDMTILTEAYERMIYSENGEELDFEQLKQCWESLIERASS, from the coding sequence GTGAAAAGAGATAGTCAATTTTATGTAGAATATAGCATCTATTACCTTATTGTTTTTCTTATTTTATGTGAGTGGCTAAAGCCGATTATGGAACTAACCAACACAGGATACGACCATTATTTTCTAATTTTTATTGCTCTTTCACTTGCACTTGCTTTGTTGGGATTACCGTTAATCATTACATGGCTCATTAAAATAGCTTATATCGCCTTTTTTATTGTTCAAGCCTATAGCGATTATTCCATAGCTTCAACAGAGGGATTTGCATTTTTATATAGTGATTTGCAATGGAATATATGGCAGCTAGTGCAACGGAATTTTACAGAAGTATCAAATCCATTCCGCACATTGCTCTTTTTAATTTTAATTTGGATGCTCGTGTATTTAATACATCATTGGATTACTGTACGTATGAGCATTTTTTATTTTTTAGCGCTAACGATTTTCTTTATCGCAATGCTCGATACATTTAGTGAATATGATGGAAAAGTGGCAATTATAAAGGTGGTATTACTTGGATTAATGCTAACAGCCTTCCTGTTCTTAAAGCGCTTCTCCACAACGATGGGCGCATTTATGCAAAGGAAATCATCCCTGTACTATTGCATACCTGTCATCTTCTTTGTTAGCTTAGTAGGCTTGATTGCTTTTATGCTACCAAAAGCGCCACCTCAATGGGCAGATCCTGTACCGTTTATTAAAGGGGTAGCAGGGGGAGGCATTGGGGGCACAGTAGAGGGGAAGGTTGGTTATGGAGAAAATGATGAAAAATTAGGCGGTGGCTTTTCTCAGGATGATACGGTGGTTTTCCGTGCCCATGCACCAAAAAAGCAATATTGGCGCATAGAAACGAAGGATTTCTACACGACAAAAGGCTGGACTGTTGCAAATGGTAGCTATAATGAATGGGAAATCCCTTCGAATACATTATTACCACTATCCATTCCGATTGGTGAAGAGCAGTCACAGGCAGAAATATTCCCACTTACTGATCTTCCATTTATTTTACAACCATATGGCTTGCAGCGCGTATTATTTGATGGTTCCACTATTTTTACAGAGGAAACGGAAAAGCTACAAACAGTCGTACAGAATACTATTGCTGTGCCAGAGCATTATCAGCTTATTTATAGTGAGCCTTCTTATAGCTTTACAGCATTGAAGGATGAGAATATGCCGAGAACGACTGTGAATTCAAGGTTTTTGCAATTGCCGCATGAATTGCCAGAGCGTGTACGAGATTTAGCCGAGGAAATTACTGGAGAATATCATACGACGTATGATAAAGCGAGAGCAATTGAGCGTTACTTCCAGCAAAATGGCTTTATCTATGACACGAGAAATATTGCCTATCCGGCGCAGGAGCAGGACTATGTAGACCAATTTTTATTTGAAACGAAGCGCGGCTACTGTGATAATTTCTCTACAGCAATGGTTGTTATGCTGCGCTCTGTTGATATCCCTGCAAGATGGGTTAAAGGCTTTGTTGGCGGTGAGCAAATTGATCGTACAGATGATGGGTTACTTGTCTTTGAAGTGCAAAACAACGATGCCCATTCTTGGGTAGAAGTCTATGTCGATGGGCTTGGCTGGATGCCATTTGAGCCAACAATTGGCTTCTCTAGCCCAGCATCTGTTGATTATGATGTAGATTTATCTGATATCGAGGACGAGCTTGTACCAGAGGAACAACGTGAGCTTGAACAGCAGCAGAAGGAAGAAATGGAGCAAGCTGTACAAAATGATCAAACAAATGAAGTAGCTACAAATCTATTCAACGAAAAAAATAGAAAATGGCTCATTGCTTTAGCTATTGTAGTTATTGTTATTGCATATATCATGTATCGCCACCGTCGCAAGTGGCTACCGACAGTATATGTAAAAATGAATCGCCAAAAGAAGCAAAATGCAGGAAGCTTTGATTTATCGTATAGCCGTTTATTAAAGCAATTGGAGTACCAAGGCTTTAAACGTCAAAACCATCAAACACTGAAAAGCTTTGCACAAGAAGTTGATGCGCATTTTGGTACAAGTGATATGACAATTTTAACAGAAGCATATGAGCGCATGATTTACAGTGAAAATGGTGAGGAATTAGATTTTGAACAATTGAAACAATGCTGGGAAAGTTTAATCGAGCGTGCAAGTAGTTAA